In Sporosarcina sp. PTS2304, a genomic segment contains:
- a CDS encoding nitrogen regulation protein NR(II), producing MSIQEKDSAKFYNHFEQFFKQSQDAMSVFDMKNRIITCNPAFEKLYGWTLEECKGKPIHFYPEDELMNVQERLEKLKKGISFSYKRVIEKRKDGSTFHAEMNMTPIFNEQDEVIAISYITRDITSQLKLEQKSVELIKLQNIRIIAAALAHEIRNPLTAISGFTQIMNEDPKNPYQHFTNTMVVEVAKVNQIITDFLSLAAPSFHNHRRISIVEIIDELLHDFTEKFTTYSISCHFIKTTPHAVVLGNSRSLQQGLYNVLSNSYEAIAQNGQIDITVKEIEQSICITIQDNGCGMSPSTLKAIDQPFYTTKENGSGLGILILKKIIFDHQGCLEIESVENVGTKTTIFLPLADKSFNE from the coding sequence TTGTCTATCCAAGAAAAAGATTCTGCCAAGTTTTATAATCATTTTGAACAATTTTTCAAACAATCGCAAGATGCTATGTCGGTTTTCGACATGAAAAATAGAATTATCACATGCAACCCTGCATTTGAAAAGCTATATGGTTGGACGTTAGAAGAGTGTAAAGGAAAACCTATTCACTTTTATCCTGAAGACGAACTAATGAATGTTCAAGAACGTCTTGAGAAGTTAAAAAAAGGAATTAGTTTCAGCTATAAACGTGTAATTGAAAAAAGAAAGGACGGGTCAACTTTTCATGCTGAAATGAATATGACGCCTATTTTCAATGAGCAAGATGAAGTAATAGCCATTTCTTATATTACACGTGATATTACTTCCCAGCTTAAACTTGAACAGAAAAGCGTAGAATTAATAAAGTTACAAAATATAAGAATAATTGCTGCTGCTTTAGCACATGAAATAAGAAATCCACTGACTGCTATTAGCGGATTCACTCAGATTATGAACGAAGATCCCAAAAACCCTTATCAACATTTCACTAATACTATGGTAGTTGAAGTAGCTAAAGTGAACCAAATCATTACTGATTTCTTATCACTAGCAGCTCCATCTTTCCATAACCACAGGAGAATTTCTATTGTTGAAATAATTGATGAATTGTTGCATGATTTTACTGAAAAGTTTACTACCTATTCCATCTCTTGCCATTTCATTAAAACTACGCCTCATGCGGTAGTGCTGGGCAATAGCCGCTCTTTACAGCAAGGTTTGTATAATGTACTTTCGAACAGTTATGAGGCTATTGCGCAAAATGGTCAAATTGATATTACTGTAAAAGAAATAGAACAGTCTATTTGCATAACTATTCAAGATAATGGTTGCGGTATGAGTCCTTCTACATTAAAAGCAATCGATCAGCCGTTCTATACTACTAAAGAAAATGGCTCTGGTCTCGGAATTTTGATTTTAAAAAAGATTATATTCGATCATCAAGGCTGTTTGGAAATCGAGAGTGTAGAAAACGTCGGAACTAAAACTACTATTTTTTTACCTTTAGCGGATAAATCGTTTAACGAATGA
- a CDS encoding UDP-N-acetylmuramoyl-L-alanyl-D-glutamate--2,6-diaminopimelate ligase, translating into MNTNELLSVLPVKTIKGIAPKQVTDLAVDSRAVQDGGAFVCLKGYTVNGHQFVEKAILSGARLIIASEPVIVDEDRVAVVYVEDTTKAIQLLASKFYDYPSKRLTMIGVTGTNGKTSVGNIIHDMLRQAGEKAAVSGTIGFKLNDILYETENTTTDVLTTQQMIAQAANEDCESMTMEVSSHGLVEGRLAGTEFDIAIFTNLTHDHLDYHKTMENYCAAKGLLFAQLGQQLDQSKYAIINADDPWSSKLSEMTSFPIFTYGIHVKSSFQATKIQLLADKTEFQLQAPDGIYPVTMPLIGEFNIYNALASIAALYAKGMSIEEILPLLATVSTVKGRLEKVETDLPLTIFVDYAHSPDAIEKAIATVQPLKKEGTRLLFLIGTGGNRDRLKRPVMGEKAATADYVVFTTDDPRDEPYESIVSELSATMPHAHYACIGDREEAVRHTIQMANEGDIIIFAGKGHEDFQIIGSTKYPHSDAEIALDEARKKFGNTATMDKH; encoded by the coding sequence ATGAATACAAATGAACTTTTATCTGTACTGCCAGTGAAAACTATAAAAGGTATCGCGCCAAAACAAGTTACAGATTTGGCCGTAGATTCTAGAGCTGTGCAGGATGGAGGTGCCTTTGTTTGTTTGAAAGGATATACTGTAAATGGGCATCAGTTTGTAGAAAAAGCGATATTGAGTGGGGCGCGATTAATTATAGCATCCGAACCTGTTATAGTGGATGAAGATCGCGTTGCAGTTGTATATGTAGAAGATACGACAAAAGCCATTCAACTATTAGCATCAAAGTTTTATGACTACCCGTCTAAACGTTTGACTATGATAGGTGTAACAGGAACGAATGGTAAAACAAGTGTTGGTAACATCATTCATGACATGTTGCGGCAAGCGGGTGAAAAGGCAGCGGTATCAGGAACGATTGGTTTTAAATTGAATGATATTTTATATGAAACGGAAAATACAACAACAGACGTACTGACAACCCAACAAATGATTGCCCAAGCAGCAAATGAAGATTGCGAGTCGATGACGATGGAAGTTTCCTCGCACGGTCTGGTAGAAGGGCGATTAGCGGGAACTGAATTTGATATTGCTATTTTTACGAATCTTACGCATGATCATTTGGATTATCATAAAACGATGGAAAATTATTGCGCTGCGAAAGGTCTTCTATTTGCACAATTAGGACAGCAATTGGATCAATCAAAATACGCTATTATTAACGCGGATGATCCTTGGAGTAGTAAACTATCGGAAATGACATCGTTTCCTATATTCACTTATGGAATTCATGTCAAGTCTTCCTTCCAAGCGACAAAAATTCAGCTCCTTGCCGATAAAACGGAATTTCAACTGCAAGCACCCGACGGCATCTATCCAGTCACGATGCCATTAATAGGGGAATTTAATATTTACAACGCATTAGCATCTATTGCGGCTCTCTATGCTAAAGGAATGTCTATCGAAGAAATTTTACCTTTATTAGCTACTGTATCTACAGTGAAAGGTCGGTTAGAGAAAGTAGAAACAGACTTGCCGTTAACAATTTTTGTGGATTATGCGCATTCACCAGATGCGATTGAAAAAGCCATAGCTACAGTACAACCTTTGAAAAAGGAAGGGACTCGCTTATTATTTTTGATTGGTACAGGGGGAAACCGCGATCGCTTAAAGCGCCCGGTGATGGGAGAGAAAGCGGCAACTGCGGACTATGTCGTTTTTACAACGGATGATCCAAGGGACGAGCCGTATGAGTCGATTGTTTCCGAGTTGAGTGCAACGATGCCGCATGCTCATTATGCGTGTATTGGTGATCGTGAAGAGGCAGTACGTCATACGATCCAAATGGCTAATGAGGGAGATATTATTATTTTTGCTGGTAAGGGTCATGAAGATTTCCAAATCATCGGTTCCACGAAGTATCCACATTCTGATGCGGAGATTGCGTTGGATGAAGCGAGGAAGAAGTTCGGCAACACTGCTACAATGGATAAACACTAA
- a CDS encoding peptide chain release factor 3: MQKNTHDEITSRRTFAIISHPDAGKTTITEKLLYFGGAIRDAGTVKGKKSGKFATSDWMEIEKQRGISVTSSVLQFDYDGKRVNILDTPGHEDFSEDTYRTLMAVDAAVMMVDSAKGIEPQTIKLFKVCKMRGIPIFTFINKMDRQGKEPLELMEELEEVLEIQSYAMNWPIGMGKEFLGIYDRFNKRVELARPEDDNRFLPIDEDGELAVEHSMTETSYYKQAVEDVMLLNEAGNDFDEESIAKGELTPVFFGSALTNFGVQTFLETFLQFAPPPQPRKTREGDEVDPESELFSGFIFKIQANMNPAHRDRIAFVRIVSGEFERGMSVNVPRLSKTFKLTQTTQFLADDRETVDEAVAGDIIGLYDTGNYQIGDTVVGGKGSFEFDALPQFTPELFVRVAAKNVMKSKQFHKGILQLVQEGAIQYYKTLHTEEVILGAVGQLQFEVFEHRMKAEYHVDVQMETMGSKVARWIENEEDVKESMAGQRALLVKDRHERKVFLFENEFAMRWFHDKYPEIRLYNLL, encoded by the coding sequence ATGCAAAAAAATACACACGATGAAATCACATCGCGGAGAACGTTTGCGATCATCTCGCATCCCGATGCCGGAAAAACAACTATAACTGAAAAACTTCTATACTTTGGTGGCGCTATTCGTGACGCAGGAACAGTCAAAGGAAAGAAAAGTGGGAAATTTGCCACTTCAGACTGGATGGAAATCGAAAAACAACGTGGAATTTCCGTCACATCCTCTGTACTGCAATTTGACTACGATGGCAAACGCGTCAACATTCTGGACACACCTGGACACGAAGACTTCAGTGAAGATACGTACCGTACATTAATGGCAGTAGATGCCGCCGTTATGATGGTCGACTCGGCCAAAGGAATCGAACCACAAACGATTAAACTATTCAAAGTATGTAAAATGCGAGGAATTCCTATTTTTACATTCATTAATAAAATGGATAGACAAGGTAAAGAACCACTGGAGTTAATGGAAGAATTGGAAGAAGTGCTGGAAATACAGTCATATGCTATGAACTGGCCGATTGGAATGGGGAAAGAATTTCTAGGAATTTACGACCGTTTCAATAAGAGAGTAGAACTTGCGCGACCTGAAGATGACAATCGCTTCCTTCCCATTGATGAGGACGGTGAACTTGCAGTTGAACATTCCATGACAGAAACGTCTTATTATAAGCAAGCAGTAGAAGATGTGATGTTATTGAATGAAGCAGGTAATGACTTCGATGAAGAAAGTATCGCCAAAGGGGAGTTAACTCCTGTGTTCTTCGGAAGTGCGTTAACGAATTTTGGAGTGCAAACTTTCTTAGAAACGTTCTTGCAGTTCGCTCCGCCACCTCAACCACGAAAGACTAGAGAGGGCGATGAAGTAGATCCTGAATCCGAACTATTTTCAGGTTTTATCTTTAAAATTCAAGCGAATATGAACCCTGCTCACCGTGACCGTATTGCATTTGTTCGTATTGTGTCTGGTGAATTCGAGCGTGGAATGTCAGTGAATGTACCGCGGCTATCTAAAACATTTAAACTGACACAAACTACACAGTTTTTAGCGGATGATCGGGAAACGGTAGATGAAGCGGTAGCTGGTGACATTATTGGATTATACGATACGGGGAACTATCAAATTGGTGATACAGTAGTCGGCGGTAAAGGCAGTTTCGAGTTCGATGCACTTCCGCAGTTTACACCTGAATTATTCGTTAGAGTTGCGGCTAAAAATGTTATGAAATCCAAGCAGTTTCACAAAGGAATTTTGCAATTGGTGCAAGAAGGTGCAATTCAATATTACAAGACGTTGCATACGGAAGAGGTTATTTTAGGGGCGGTAGGTCAGCTTCAATTTGAAGTATTCGAACATCGTATGAAAGCAGAGTATCATGTAGATGTGCAAATGGAAACAATGGGTTCTAAAGTGGCACGCTGGATTGAAAATGAAGAGGATGTAAAAGAATCGATGGCGGGTCAGCGAGCGTTGCTTGTAAAAGACCGTCATGAACGAAAAGTATTCTTATTTGAAAATGAATTTGCTATGCGCTGGTTCCACGACAAATATCCCGAAATCCGTCTATATAATTTATTATAA
- a CDS encoding efflux RND transporter permease subunit yields MKISSFSVKRPVFTLVTMFLVIILGAVSFFKIPITLIPDLNPPVAVVVTNYSGASPTEVSEKITKPLEESLSTAPGLKSMQSSSQEGANLVFLQFDWDSSIDDVQMDILQRIDQVQVPDGAQKPRFMKFDPSQFPVIQLSLRSIDKDTNIRKIAEELEKELRRIDGVASVNVSGKIIEDVQVILDPDKLKTFGLAQSDVVQSIQASNVSMPGDPIDTSDGRKLTTRILSTVQNISDVRSIQIGVDPKSGDKVKVSDVADVALLEPKVQTETRANDEQAVLLSVLQESGANTATVSKEFQKSLDKLLKKDMYKGIESDVMFDQGDYIQLAIGNIGQSLILGGLFAMLVLFVFLRGIKSPIIIGVAIPYSVIVTFVLMYFADFTLNIMTLGALALGIGMLVDNAIVVIENIERHLAMGKTPVEAAKDGSKEVGGAITASTLTTLAVFVPVIFITGIIGQIFTEFALTISFSLFASLVVALTVVPMLASRLLKTPDEETIEKKNRVKKNHRFENSVKWALSHRLIVLLLTTVLLAASVFGILKVGTEFLPATDEGAFSINVKLPNGSSLEATDDVVQRIEEEMKNQDDVEVYVSLVGGTQQSMAQGGSESNMAEVYVKLSPLADRDRSVFEFVDKVQPKIVNEIGDDAEISFNLQTAAGSSPNTLSFSLNDTNEERLEKAVSRVDKKLRELDSVTDVENDLIDTVEEVKIEVDREKAADFGLAPYQVAQTVSDVTRGVFASQIVFEKTGEVVGVNVSYAERFRNSVDKLKELELKTPLDTFVKLKDIATVEIAEGPVAIVRVDQAHSITFTVKYLSSESLGDMTKRVNDIVDDLDLPSEVELSYGGDRELFESAIDDMLLALVLAIVLVYIVMAAQFESFKYPFVIMFSVPLMLIGVSLALFFTNTPVSITAVIGLLILVGIVVNNGIVLVDYINQRKEAGLSSYDAIMSSVRDRVRPILMTALTTILGLLPIALGLGEGSELNQPMGIAVIGGLISSTFLTLYIVPIIYSLFDRQTRKGKKTPRRAQPVREEDEDEGLPVKITETVTVTETVTETVTVRESNK; encoded by the coding sequence ATGAAGATTAGCAGTTTTTCGGTCAAGCGACCAGTTTTTACATTAGTCACGATGTTTCTCGTCATTATATTAGGCGCTGTTTCCTTTTTTAAAATTCCGATCACACTAATTCCCGACTTAAATCCACCCGTTGCGGTAGTTGTAACAAACTATTCAGGTGCATCTCCGACAGAAGTAAGTGAGAAAATTACAAAGCCTTTGGAGGAAAGCCTATCTACAGCTCCTGGATTAAAGTCGATGCAATCTTCTTCACAAGAAGGAGCGAATTTAGTATTCCTTCAATTTGATTGGGATTCTTCTATTGATGATGTTCAAATGGATATACTTCAGCGTATAGATCAAGTGCAGGTGCCGGATGGTGCTCAAAAACCAAGATTTATGAAGTTTGATCCTTCTCAATTCCCGGTAATTCAATTGTCTTTGCGTTCCATTGATAAAGATACAAATATCCGAAAAATTGCAGAAGAACTGGAAAAAGAATTACGCCGGATTGACGGGGTAGCAAGTGTCAACGTCTCAGGTAAAATCATTGAAGATGTTCAAGTGATTTTAGATCCTGATAAATTAAAAACGTTCGGTTTAGCGCAATCGGATGTTGTCCAAAGTATTCAGGCGAGTAACGTTTCGATGCCGGGTGATCCAATTGACACCAGTGACGGCAGAAAATTGACAACGAGAATTTTAAGTACAGTTCAAAATATTTCAGATGTACGTAGTATCCAAATTGGTGTGGATCCAAAGTCCGGAGACAAGGTAAAAGTTTCCGACGTAGCAGATGTAGCCTTATTGGAGCCGAAAGTGCAAACAGAAACGAGAGCAAATGACGAACAAGCTGTACTCTTGTCTGTTCTTCAAGAGTCGGGCGCAAACACTGCAACGGTTTCCAAAGAGTTTCAAAAGTCTTTGGATAAATTACTAAAGAAAGATATGTATAAAGGTATAGAATCAGATGTAATGTTCGACCAAGGAGATTATATTCAACTAGCAATCGGTAATATTGGTCAGTCGTTAATTCTTGGTGGTTTATTTGCGATGCTAGTATTATTTGTCTTCTTGCGCGGAATAAAAAGTCCGATTATTATCGGAGTAGCTATACCGTATTCCGTAATTGTAACGTTCGTACTCATGTATTTTGCAGATTTTACATTAAATATTATGACACTCGGTGCACTGGCATTAGGAATCGGTATGTTGGTGGATAATGCGATTGTTGTAATAGAAAATATAGAGCGGCATTTAGCAATGGGGAAAACACCAGTAGAAGCCGCGAAAGACGGTTCAAAGGAAGTGGGTGGTGCAATCACTGCATCGACACTTACTACGTTAGCTGTATTTGTACCAGTCATCTTCATTACGGGTATAATTGGTCAAATCTTCACGGAGTTTGCATTGACAATTTCTTTTAGTTTATTTGCATCATTAGTAGTTGCGTTGACAGTCGTGCCGATGTTAGCGAGTCGCTTATTGAAAACTCCTGATGAAGAGACGATTGAGAAAAAGAATCGTGTGAAGAAAAATCACAGATTTGAAAATAGTGTCAAATGGGCACTGAGTCACCGACTGATTGTTTTACTTCTTACGACTGTTTTACTTGCTGCAAGTGTATTTGGAATTCTGAAAGTGGGAACTGAATTCCTTCCTGCCACAGACGAAGGTGCATTCAGCATTAATGTGAAGCTCCCTAATGGGTCTTCACTTGAAGCGACAGATGATGTAGTACAACGAATCGAAGAAGAGATGAAGAACCAAGACGATGTGGAAGTATACGTCAGTTTAGTGGGTGGAACACAGCAAAGCATGGCGCAAGGCGGATCAGAGAGCAATATGGCAGAAGTGTATGTAAAACTTAGTCCTCTTGCTGACCGAGATCGTTCAGTCTTTGAGTTTGTTGATAAAGTACAGCCGAAGATTGTCAATGAAATCGGGGATGACGCGGAAATCAGCTTTAATTTGCAGACGGCTGCTGGGTCTAGTCCAAACACTTTATCATTCTCTTTAAATGATACGAATGAAGAAAGACTAGAGAAAGCTGTATCACGAGTAGATAAGAAATTGCGTGAATTGGATTCTGTTACAGATGTTGAAAATGATTTAATTGATACAGTAGAAGAAGTAAAAATTGAAGTCGATCGAGAAAAAGCAGCAGATTTCGGGCTAGCTCCATATCAAGTTGCACAAACAGTAAGTGACGTAACGAGAGGGGTCTTTGCTTCACAAATCGTTTTTGAAAAAACAGGCGAAGTTGTCGGAGTGAATGTAAGCTATGCCGAACGTTTCCGTAATAGTGTAGACAAGTTAAAAGAATTGGAATTAAAAACTCCATTAGATACATTCGTGAAGTTAAAAGATATAGCGACAGTGGAAATTGCAGAAGGCCCCGTAGCCATTGTACGTGTGGATCAAGCACATTCAATTACTTTCACAGTAAAATATTTGTCCAGTGAATCATTGGGAGATATGACGAAAAGGGTAAATGATATAGTGGATGATCTGGATCTACCGAGTGAAGTAGAATTATCATACGGTGGAGACCGTGAATTGTTTGAAAGTGCGATTGACGATATGCTTTTGGCACTTGTATTGGCTATAGTGCTCGTATATATCGTAATGGCTGCACAATTTGAATCGTTTAAATATCCATTCGTTATTATGTTCTCTGTACCACTTATGCTGATCGGCGTATCACTTGCGTTGTTCTTTACAAATACGCCAGTCAGTATAACTGCTGTGATTGGGCTACTTATACTCGTTGGGATTGTCGTCAATAACGGAATCGTGTTAGTAGATTATATAAATCAGCGAAAAGAAGCAGGGCTGAGTTCATATGACGCCATTATGTCATCTGTACGCGACCGTGTCCGTCCAATTCTAATGACGGCGCTCACAACCATTTTGGGATTATTGCCAATAGCCCTTGGTTTAGGAGAAGGTTCTGAGTTAAATCAACCGATGGGGATTGCGGTTATTGGTGGATTGATCAGTTCCACTTTCCTTACTTTATACATTGTGCCGATCATTTATAGTTTATTTGATAGACAAACACGTAAAGGGAAAAAAACACCTAGGAGAGCACAACCCGTTAGAGAAGAAGATGAAGATGAAGGCTTGCCAGTAAAAATAACAGAAACTGTAACCGTTACGGAGACAGTAACTGAAACGGTAACTGTCAGGGAATCTAATAAATAA
- a CDS encoding TerC family protein, producing the protein MDPILLEYAWVLVVLIVLEGLLATDNAVVMAVMVKHLPKPQQKKALFYGLVGAFVFRFAALFMITFLVNIWQIQALGAAYLLIISAKNIYDKVTHSQKEHPDKKPRKQSGFWMTVFKVELADIAFALDSMLAAVALAVTLPELGNFHVGGINGGQFIVMLLGGMIGLIMIRFAARQFVILLEKYPTLETAAFLIVGWVGVKLVVLTLAHPALLIIPETFPHSTLWKTTFWVVLLILAFGGYALAVVKQRLKNS; encoded by the coding sequence TTGGATCCGATTTTATTAGAATACGCGTGGGTGCTCGTCGTACTGATTGTGCTTGAAGGCTTATTAGCGACAGACAATGCAGTCGTCATGGCAGTAATGGTTAAACACTTACCGAAACCTCAACAGAAAAAAGCACTGTTCTACGGTTTAGTTGGAGCTTTCGTGTTCCGATTTGCTGCATTGTTCATGATTACATTCTTAGTAAACATTTGGCAGATACAAGCGCTCGGTGCAGCATATTTATTAATTATTTCAGCGAAGAACATATATGATAAAGTGACTCATTCGCAAAAAGAACATCCTGATAAAAAGCCTCGAAAACAATCCGGCTTCTGGATGACTGTCTTCAAAGTGGAACTTGCAGATATCGCATTTGCGTTAGATTCCATGCTGGCGGCAGTTGCTCTTGCTGTAACGTTACCGGAACTAGGTAATTTCCATGTGGGGGGCATTAACGGTGGACAATTTATCGTTATGTTGCTTGGTGGAATGATAGGCTTAATCATGATCCGTTTTGCAGCTAGACAATTTGTTATCTTACTGGAGAAATATCCAACACTGGAAACAGCAGCTTTCTTAATTGTAGGTTGGGTAGGAGTGAAGTTGGTCGTGTTGACGTTAGCACATCCTGCATTGCTTATTATACCTGAAACATTCCCCCACTCTACGCTTTGGAAAACAACTTTCTGGGTTGTACTTCTTATCTTAGCTTTTGGTGGTTATGCGCTTGCGGTAGTAAAACAACGACTAAAAAATTCATAA
- a CDS encoding TrkH family potassium uptake protein, whose protein sequence is MRFSREVFHKFTPAQIIVFYYFLAIASSFLLLNLPGVYKPGVQVPLIDSLFTAVSAVSVTGLSSINIGETYSVFGLCMIMLVLQLGGIGIMSLGTFFWLLVKKRIGLRERQLIMIDTNQYTLQGVVKLIRQIIQIIFVIELVGGAILTAYISRFYHSFSEALLNGMFMSVSATTNAGFDITGSSMMSYHDDYFVQIILMILIILGAIGFPVLIEVKSYFSKKVPHFRFSLFTKVTTATFGMLMVVGTAMIWLLESFHSFKGMSWHQQFFTALFHSVSARSAGLVTYDVTHFSEATDILVSSLMFIGASPSSVGGGIRTTTFAIALLFLINFARGNDVIHIFKRQIKLIDVFRSYAVILVACVMVMTALLILLLTEPGIPVVPLLFEITSAFGTCGMSLGITSDLSVVGKLIIMALMFIGRVGLISFIYTLGGKTNKTPYHYPKERVIIG, encoded by the coding sequence ATGAGATTTTCAAGGGAAGTTTTTCATAAATTTACGCCAGCACAAATTATCGTGTTCTATTATTTTTTGGCCATTGCTTCCTCCTTCCTTTTGCTTAATTTACCCGGAGTGTATAAACCAGGTGTACAAGTACCACTTATAGATAGTTTATTCACTGCTGTGAGTGCTGTAAGCGTCACTGGTCTATCATCTATTAATATAGGAGAAACTTATTCGGTATTTGGTTTATGCATGATTATGCTAGTTTTGCAATTAGGCGGTATAGGAATCATGTCATTAGGTACGTTTTTTTGGTTACTTGTAAAAAAACGCATTGGATTGAGAGAGCGCCAACTAATTATGATTGATACGAATCAATACACATTACAAGGTGTCGTTAAGTTAATCCGTCAAATTATACAAATTATTTTTGTGATTGAGCTAGTGGGCGGAGCAATACTAACAGCGTATATTTCTCGTTTTTATCACTCGTTCAGCGAAGCGTTACTAAACGGAATGTTCATGTCAGTTTCCGCTACTACGAATGCCGGCTTTGATATTACAGGTTCATCTATGATGTCGTATCATGATGATTATTTTGTGCAGATCATCCTTATGATATTAATTATTTTAGGCGCAATTGGCTTTCCAGTATTAATTGAAGTGAAAAGTTATTTTTCAAAAAAAGTACCTCATTTCCGATTTTCTTTGTTTACAAAAGTTACGACAGCGACGTTTGGTATGTTAATGGTAGTGGGTACCGCTATGATTTGGTTGTTGGAGTCATTTCATTCTTTTAAAGGGATGAGTTGGCATCAGCAATTCTTCACAGCTCTGTTTCATTCAGTGTCAGCACGGTCTGCAGGCCTTGTCACATATGACGTCACTCACTTTAGTGAAGCGACAGATATACTTGTCAGTTCACTAATGTTTATCGGGGCATCACCGAGTTCGGTTGGTGGCGGAATTCGCACGACTACGTTTGCGATTGCACTGTTATTTCTTATTAATTTTGCACGAGGCAATGACGTCATTCATATTTTTAAAAGACAAATTAAGTTAATAGATGTGTTTCGCTCGTATGCAGTTATTCTTGTAGCGTGTGTGATGGTTATGACTGCATTATTAATATTGCTATTGACAGAGCCTGGAATCCCTGTAGTACCTTTGCTGTTTGAAATTACATCAGCATTTGGAACGTGCGGAATGTCACTTGGGATTACTTCGGATTTATCGGTCGTTGGTAAACTAATCATTATGGCTCTAATGTTTATAGGCCGTGTAGGATTAATTTCATTCATCTATACGCTAGGTGGTAAGACCAATAAAACACCGTATCATTATCCGAAAGAACGTGTCATTATTGGATAA